One genomic window of Agarivorans sp. Alg241-V36 includes the following:
- a CDS encoding ABC transporter permease: MSFLLRRLGFYFTAFLIAISFNFLLPRLMPGDPVDALFAAAQGRMDPAQMDAVREMYGFMDGSVFEQYIAYIKSVFTLDLGPSVLMFPVGVTEVIGMALPWTMFLALGSLIVALIIGVSIGTYASYRREGFFGQVFPPVLAFISNFPYIVTALLLFYFFGLQLELLPLAYTYDPTLDPAFSWEFIGSVLKHAILPMGSMVVVGIATWVFNMRNAMINVLGEDYVTMAEAKGLSSFRVMYRYAGRNAILPVATAIAMAIGFSFAGSIMTEVVFNYQGLGNILLKGIVARDYPLIQAILLILVTAVLTANFIADLLYVWLDPRISK; the protein is encoded by the coding sequence ATGAGTTTTTTATTACGCCGACTGGGCTTTTACTTCACAGCCTTCTTGATCGCCATCTCCTTTAACTTTTTGTTACCCCGGTTAATGCCAGGCGATCCAGTTGACGCATTATTTGCAGCAGCTCAAGGCAGAATGGATCCCGCGCAAATGGACGCGGTAAGAGAAATGTATGGTTTTATGGATGGCTCGGTTTTTGAGCAATACATCGCCTACATTAAAAGTGTATTTACCTTGGATTTAGGTCCTTCAGTATTAATGTTCCCGGTGGGAGTAACTGAAGTGATAGGTATGGCCCTGCCATGGACCATGTTCCTTGCCCTAGGTTCACTGATTGTAGCGCTAATTATTGGGGTATCAATTGGCACCTACGCTTCCTATCGACGTGAAGGATTTTTTGGTCAGGTATTCCCGCCTGTACTCGCCTTTATAAGTAACTTCCCTTACATCGTTACTGCATTATTGCTGTTCTACTTTTTTGGTTTGCAGTTAGAACTGCTGCCACTGGCTTATACCTACGACCCTACTTTAGACCCTGCCTTTAGTTGGGAGTTTATCGGTAGCGTACTTAAACACGCCATATTACCCATGGGCTCTATGGTTGTGGTAGGCATTGCCACCTGGGTATTTAACATGCGTAACGCCATGATTAATGTGCTGGGTGAAGACTATGTGACGATGGCCGAAGCCAAAGGGCTTTCGAGTTTTCGGGTAATGTACCGCTACGCTGGGCGTAACGCTATCTTACCGGTAGCAACTGCTATTGCCATGGCCATTGGTTTCTCGTTTGCCGGTTCAATCATGACCGAGGTGGTATTTAACTACCAAGGCTTAGGCAACATCTTGCTTAAGGGCATTGTGGCGCGAGACTACCCACTTATTCAGGCTATTTTGCTCATTCTTGTTACTGCGGTACTTACTGCAAACTTCATCGCCGACCTATTGTATGTCTGGCTTGATCCCCGTATTTCGAAGTAG
- a CDS encoding ABC transporter ATP-binding protein, which translates to MSVVSENQTVLAVENLIKDFPIGLSSNPNNQMRAVNDVSFELKKGQALAIVGESGSGKSTGARVLTRIYEKNGGDILFKGLPLDEYVKQHGSLEYARQVQMIFQDPFGSLNPVHSIYHHIARPLLIHKRASKKELRNKVYELLDLVGLSPVVETAEKYPHELSGGQRQRVAIARALAVDPEVILADEPISMLDVSVRLGILNLMADLKDKRGISFMYITHDIATARYFAEKTAVMYVGHMVEWGNSDKVTQTPQHPYTKLLLSAVPEASKSGRRELGAKKGDIPMWHPNSVGCPFAARCPNAMDKCNHAFPEVTQIADDHFIRCFNV; encoded by the coding sequence ATGAGCGTTGTAAGCGAAAATCAAACCGTACTTGCGGTAGAAAATTTAATTAAAGACTTTCCGATTGGTTTATCGTCTAACCCAAACAACCAAATGCGGGCAGTTAATGATGTATCTTTTGAGCTTAAAAAGGGTCAAGCCTTAGCCATTGTGGGTGAGTCTGGTTCCGGTAAAAGTACCGGTGCTCGAGTGCTAACACGCATCTATGAGAAAAATGGCGGAGACATCCTTTTTAAAGGCTTGCCTTTGGATGAGTATGTTAAGCAGCATGGTTCGCTAGAATATGCTCGCCAAGTGCAAATGATCTTCCAAGACCCTTTTGGCTCACTTAACCCAGTACATTCAATCTACCACCATATTGCTCGCCCCTTGCTGATTCACAAACGCGCCAGCAAAAAAGAACTACGCAACAAAGTATACGAGTTACTCGATTTAGTTGGTCTTTCGCCAGTGGTAGAAACCGCCGAGAAATACCCGCATGAGTTAAGTGGTGGCCAACGCCAACGGGTTGCTATTGCCCGCGCACTTGCGGTTGACCCAGAAGTTATCTTAGCTGACGAGCCCATCTCGATGTTAGACGTATCGGTGCGCTTGGGCATTTTAAACCTAATGGCCGATTTAAAGGACAAACGTGGCATTAGTTTCATGTACATCACGCATGACATTGCTACCGCACGCTACTTTGCAGAAAAGACCGCTGTAATGTACGTAGGCCACATGGTGGAATGGGGCAACAGTGACAAAGTAACCCAAACGCCCCAGCACCCCTACACCAAGCTATTACTGTCGGCAGTGCCAGAGGCGAGCAAAAGTGGTCGCCGTGAACTAGGCGCAAAAAAGGGAGACATTCCTATGTGGCACCCTAACTCAGTAGGTTGTCCATTTGCAGCACGTTGTCCAAACGCCATGGATAAGTGTAATCACGCATTCCCAGAAGTGACTCAAATTGCCGACGATCACTTCATTCGTTGTTTTAACGTTTAA
- a CDS encoding ABC transporter ATP-binding protein has translation MSQALLEINNLSVDYVSPNGIARAVNNVSLSIAPGETLGLAGESGCGKSTLAFAISRLHKAPALIPEGEILYKGKDVLKMNDKQLRAFRWNDTSVVFQSAMNSLNPVITIGEQLTDVILAHKQVSLKQANEKATELLSVVGIHGDRLNSFPHQLSGGMRQRVVIAIALALEPKLIIMDEPTTALDVVVEREILNELYDLKEKFGFSILFISHDLSLMGEIADRIGVMYAGNLIEIGDAKTVFNQPSHPYTKGLVSSFPTIHGPKERLYGIPGDPVNLLKLPSGCNFQARCNDCVENCKSDEPILRAQASGVHAACHILEVQK, from the coding sequence ATGAGCCAAGCATTATTAGAGATTAACAACCTAAGTGTTGACTATGTTTCACCCAATGGCATTGCTCGCGCGGTAAACAATGTAAGCCTTAGTATTGCCCCAGGCGAAACCCTTGGCCTAGCTGGCGAATCAGGTTGCGGTAAAAGCACCCTCGCCTTCGCTATTTCACGTTTGCACAAAGCACCTGCGCTGATCCCTGAAGGAGAAATCCTTTATAAAGGCAAAGACGTACTGAAAATGAACGACAAACAGCTACGGGCTTTTCGCTGGAACGACACCTCGGTGGTATTCCAAAGTGCCATGAACTCACTTAACCCGGTAATCACCATTGGTGAGCAGCTCACCGATGTGATTTTGGCTCACAAACAAGTCAGCCTTAAGCAAGCCAACGAAAAGGCCACTGAATTGCTGTCTGTTGTGGGTATTCATGGCGACCGTTTAAATAGCTTCCCCCACCAATTAAGTGGCGGCATGCGTCAACGCGTAGTTATCGCCATCGCCTTAGCGCTAGAGCCAAAGCTAATCATTATGGATGAACCAACCACCGCACTAGATGTAGTGGTAGAGCGAGAGATCCTTAATGAGCTTTACGATCTAAAAGAAAAGTTTGGCTTCTCGATTTTGTTCATTAGCCACGACTTAAGCTTAATGGGCGAAATTGCCGACCGCATTGGTGTGATGTACGCCGGTAACTTAATTGAAATTGGCGACGCTAAAACGGTATTTAACCAACCTAGCCACCCTTATACCAAAGGTTTGGTATCGTCGTTCCCAACCATTCATGGGCCAAAAGAGCGCTTATATGGGATCCCTGGCGACCCAGTAAACCTGCTCAAATTGCCTAGCGGCTGTAACTTTCAAGCTCGCTGTAACGATTGTGTAGAGAACTGTAAAAGCGATGAACCAATTTTGCGCGCACAAGCCAGCGGTGTTCATGCTGCTTGTCATATTTTGGAGGTTCAAAAATGA
- a CDS encoding ABC transporter permease — MEHHHNSAKWRQVLAKCLAFFHGNPPAIIGGLLATIILCGALFAPVFATHDPQKRVSRPHQAPSAEYIMGTTRNGRDVFSQVLFGARKSLTVAITAGIIAMSIAVAVGVSSGYFGGKIDEWLNFITNVFLVFPQLPLLIVLAAFLGQVGSLVITVLLGVTSWPWGARVIRAQTMAIRNKEFIISAEVMGESKLRIILVEILPNLVSIVFGGFLGTVIYAMGSEAGLGILGLGDATEVSWGSMLYWAQVSSSLYTGAWWEMLVPALALAFTGGALALINMSIDQVSNPKLKTGPHLKVWKKLQKAANQRRGLA, encoded by the coding sequence ATGGAACATCATCACAATTCAGCTAAGTGGCGCCAAGTGTTAGCCAAATGTTTAGCCTTTTTTCATGGTAATCCACCGGCAATTATTGGCGGATTACTAGCCACAATTATTTTGTGTGGCGCTTTATTTGCGCCGGTATTTGCTACGCATGATCCACAAAAACGCGTATCAAGACCTCACCAAGCGCCTAGCGCCGAATACATTATGGGTACTACCCGTAACGGCCGTGACGTATTTAGCCAAGTGCTTTTTGGCGCACGTAAGTCACTAACGGTTGCGATTACTGCCGGCATTATTGCCATGAGCATTGCGGTAGCCGTTGGCGTTAGCTCTGGCTACTTTGGTGGCAAAATTGATGAATGGTTAAACTTCATAACCAATGTATTTTTGGTTTTTCCGCAACTGCCCTTATTGATCGTATTAGCCGCCTTTCTTGGGCAAGTGGGCTCCTTAGTGATAACCGTGCTGCTGGGGGTCACCTCCTGGCCATGGGGCGCTAGGGTTATCAGAGCCCAAACCATGGCGATACGAAACAAAGAGTTCATCATCTCGGCCGAGGTAATGGGCGAGTCCAAGCTGCGCATCATTTTGGTGGAAATCCTTCCTAACTTAGTCTCTATCGTATTTGGTGGCTTTTTGGGTACGGTGATTTACGCCATGGGCTCTGAAGCCGGCTTAGGCATATTAGGTTTAGGCGACGCCACCGAAGTTAGCTGGGGCTCCATGCTCTACTGGGCGCAGGTTTCTTCTTCTCTATACACCGGCGCATGGTGGGAGATGTTAGTACCGGCTTTAGCACTGGCCTTTACCGGTGGTGCACTAGCGCTAATTAACATGTCGATTGACCAAGTAAGTAATCCAAAACTTAAAACGGGTCCGCATCTAAAAGTATGGAAAAAACTGCAAAAAGCAGCCAATCAACGTCGAGGTTTAGCATGA